In Mycoplasmopsis fermentans PG18, one genomic interval encodes:
- a CDS encoding HAD family acid phosphatase, whose translation MKKRFLLGALAPVVALSPIAIAVSCGKQPTIEEQFAKLNNEGKLAFINAIDYKGIMSMDEKEKLISKLNKDAAQFGSIVWYIKSVEARIAKEAEYSRAKAVFDNLMKYAVTDGFEYGQNFNTTKQVNNAATDKYIPVIFMDIDETVLQNDYTETFGMLNGGYNGDTKEKNDLKGNRFAVPGAIDFINYVQSKGALVVYNSDMNQSTAVREAVKKNLINLGVKYVSDFQFWMRGSMPYVAMDGTKVITDEMTKDMSKGDLKSLAERMKFTKTFETTPWRTWTNSNAAYVLGKKVYKTDRMNGLDDNATGWNLKTVDSKSGDAVRLRTLMRIGDNFNDFFDRNSKGKDNDKRTQQYVKNTDMRKLFTDY comes from the coding sequence ATGAAGAAAAGATTTTTATTAGGTGCTTTAGCTCCAGTTGTTGCTTTAAGCCCTATTGCTATTGCAGTTAGTTGTGGAAAACAACCAACCATTGAAGAACAATTCGCTAAATTAAATAATGAAGGAAAATTAGCCTTTATTAATGCCATTGACTACAAAGGAATTATGTCAATGGATGAAAAAGAAAAATTAATTTCTAAATTAAATAAAGATGCTGCTCAATTTGGATCAATTGTTTGATACATTAAATCAGTTGAAGCAAGAATTGCAAAAGAAGCTGAATATTCTAGAGCAAAAGCTGTTTTTGACAACTTAATGAAATATGCTGTAACCGATGGTTTTGAATATGGTCAAAACTTTAATACAACTAAACAAGTAAATAATGCTGCAACAGATAAATACATTCCAGTTATCTTTATGGACATTGATGAAACTGTTTTACAAAATGACTACACAGAAACATTTGGTATGTTAAATGGTGGTTACAATGGAGACACGAAAGAAAAGAACGACCTTAAAGGAAATAGATTTGCTGTGCCAGGCGCTATTGATTTCATTAACTATGTACAATCAAAAGGTGCTTTAGTTGTTTATAACTCAGATATGAACCAATCTACAGCAGTTAGAGAAGCTGTTAAAAAGAATTTGATAAACTTAGGTGTTAAATATGTTTCAGACTTCCAATTCTGAATGCGTGGTTCAATGCCTTATGTAGCAATGGATGGAACTAAAGTTATTACAGACGAAATGACAAAAGATATGTCTAAGGGTGATCTTAAAAGCCTAGCTGAAAGAATGAAATTTACAAAAACTTTTGAAACTACACCATGAAGAACATGAACAAATTCAAATGCAGCTTATGTATTAGGCAAAAAAGTTTACAAAACAGACCGTATGAATGGTTTAGACGACAATGCAACAGGATGAAACTTAAAAACTGTTGATTCTAAATCAGGTGATGCTGTTAGATTGAGAACACTTATGAGAATAGGCGACAACTTTAATGACTTCTTTGATAGAAACTCAAAAGGTAAAGACAATGACAAAAGAACTCAACAATACGTTAAAAACACAGACATGAGAAAATTATTCACAGATTATTAA
- a CDS encoding 5'-3' exonuclease: MNKDNFLLIDGNYLLFSSFYASYNPDRLENIMRSPQGLTTNGVHVFLMTLSKLIAYFKPKYLFIAFDAYGETRRHKIFKDYKAGRTKAPEIIFEQFSLIKEILTKLNIKWFEQVGDEADDLIATLAQNQDCNNLIFSKDKDLLQLVNLNTSVIKVVKENFKVSYELEDINNFETIHGIKPSQVVDYKGLAGDSSDNLRGINGIGHKGAIKLIQTFDSIENMYQNIDQIKGKTKEKLLDEKDQAFLCKALAKLNLNVDMNKNISDYLLNLNLEDGLDAMRFYGLNKCANLFEELK; encoded by the coding sequence ATGAACAAAGACAACTTTTTATTAATAGATGGGAATTATTTATTATTTTCTTCTTTCTATGCTTCATATAATCCGGATAGATTAGAAAATATTATGCGTTCACCACAAGGTTTAACAACTAATGGTGTTCATGTTTTTCTTATGACTTTAAGTAAACTAATAGCATACTTTAAACCTAAATATTTATTTATTGCTTTTGATGCTTATGGAGAAACTAGAAGACATAAAATATTCAAAGATTATAAAGCAGGTAGAACCAAAGCACCAGAAATAATTTTTGAACAATTTAGCTTAATTAAAGAAATTTTGACAAAATTAAATATCAAATGATTTGAACAAGTTGGTGATGAAGCGGATGATTTAATTGCAACTTTAGCTCAAAATCAAGATTGCAATAATTTAATTTTTTCTAAAGACAAAGACCTTTTACAATTAGTTAATCTTAATACTAGTGTAATTAAAGTAGTTAAAGAAAATTTCAAAGTTTCTTATGAATTAGAAGACATTAACAATTTTGAAACTATTCACGGTATTAAACCAAGTCAAGTAGTTGATTATAAAGGTTTAGCAGGAGATTCTTCTGACAATTTAAGAGGAATTAATGGCATTGGACACAAAGGTGCAATTAAATTAATTCAGACTTTTGATTCAATTGAAAACATGTATCAAAATATTGATCAAATTAAAGGCAAAACTAAAGAAAAATTATTAGATGAAAAAGATCAAGCTTTTTTATGTAAAGCATTAGCAAAATTAAATTTAAATGTTGATATGAATAAAAACATTTCTGATTACCTATTGAACTTAAACTTAGAAGATGGCTTAGATGCAATGCGTTTTTATGGTTTAAATAAATGCGCAAATTTATTTGAAGAATTGAAATAA
- the pyrH gene encoding UMP kinase → MKYKRILVKLSGEGLVNKQKSLAIDYDLVEDIAKQLKKIIDKGVQVSVVIGGGNFWRGASAEKNGIPRNRADYIGMLATIMNGLALKSGFEKVGLKTRIQSSIAIDQKVAENYINEKTLKYLEEGEVVIFVGGTGRPYFTTDTAATLFASEIKAEVILMGKNGVSGIYDSDPKKNPNAKKYDVVTYDEILDKKLQVMDLTATSMARDNNINLIVFNIKEKNAIVKALEGKIEHTEVIK, encoded by the coding sequence GTGAAATACAAACGTATATTAGTAAAACTTTCAGGTGAAGGTTTAGTAAATAAACAAAAAAGTTTAGCTATTGACTATGATTTAGTAGAAGACATTGCTAAACAGCTTAAAAAAATTATTGACAAAGGTGTTCAAGTTAGTGTTGTTATTGGTGGAGGTAACTTTTGAAGAGGTGCTTCTGCTGAAAAGAATGGAATACCTAGAAATAGAGCAGACTACATTGGTATGTTGGCAACTATCATGAATGGTCTAGCTCTTAAAAGTGGATTCGAAAAAGTTGGATTAAAAACTAGAATCCAATCATCAATTGCAATTGATCAAAAAGTTGCAGAAAATTATATTAATGAAAAGACTTTAAAATACCTTGAAGAAGGTGAAGTAGTTATTTTTGTTGGCGGTACAGGCCGTCCTTACTTTACAACAGATACAGCAGCAACATTATTTGCTTCAGAAATCAAAGCCGAAGTTATCTTAATGGGTAAAAATGGTGTTAGTGGAATCTATGATTCAGACCCTAAGAAAAATCCAAATGCCAAGAAATATGATGTTGTAACTTATGATGAAATTTTAGACAAAAAATTACAAGTCATGGACTTAACGGCCACAAGTATGGCTAGAGACAACAATATTAATTTAATTGTTTTCAACATTAAAGAAAAGAATGCTATTGTCAAAGCTCTTGAAGGTAAAATTGAACACACAGAGGTAATTAAATAA
- a CDS encoding MAG4530 family protein, with protein MLFIKKLKPYFEKYKRSQDKIHNLMLLDWLIALLLVLSSVIMGVLLHYLNNWKLPFIKSNSFVITVVLYSLYCIFVVGISIYLILKRFFLYNFLITFDYNYLKSYKYMLNNLKVNLKLKEYNELKRLIFDLDTNMKETIQSVTNKEKITLLDSTALMWLDQNFYRELNKLHFISSDKKTRNHVFKIKEYKAIINKENLFVGQINNNQVEIEYAKLIPTSLVEKYRGVNIPNRYWLMSSSIFKLLQFVNNEETLSDSILYFILSDLALILSKWKKWNIVKLKEVFELFLISNMFAAFYDRSEFLNYSIRMLDIYEGTKLKNIFTALENNAKFGLKSLNLFYEKVIKKVVFDKKIVDLSQSIKNTLLGRELILNEYFSSTSLKSFDNHAMFLKFKDAKEMNKYLKKIEPTKIHFETSKVFLNYLSPKVNTNKVDIRFVLTKLVNNYV; from the coding sequence ATGCTTTTTATTAAGAAACTTAAACCATATTTTGAAAAATACAAAAGATCACAAGACAAAATTCATAATTTGATGCTATTAGATTGGTTGATAGCTCTTCTTTTAGTTTTATCATCTGTTATTATGGGAGTTTTACTTCATTATTTAAATAATTGAAAACTTCCTTTCATTAAAAGTAATAGTTTTGTAATAACAGTTGTTTTGTATTCATTGTATTGTATTTTTGTAGTTGGAATATCTATTTATTTGATATTGAAGAGATTTTTCCTTTATAACTTTTTAATAACATTTGATTACAACTATTTGAAGAGTTACAAATATATGCTTAATAATTTAAAAGTTAATCTTAAATTAAAAGAATATAACGAATTAAAAAGATTAATATTTGATTTAGACACAAATATGAAAGAAACTATCCAATCAGTTACTAATAAAGAAAAGATTACATTATTAGATTCAACAGCTTTAATGTGATTAGATCAAAACTTTTATCGTGAATTAAATAAACTTCACTTTATTAGTTCAGACAAAAAGACTAGAAATCATGTTTTCAAAATTAAAGAATATAAAGCAATAATAAACAAAGAAAATCTTTTTGTGGGGCAAATTAACAATAACCAAGTTGAAATTGAATATGCAAAATTAATACCAACTAGTTTAGTTGAAAAATATCGTGGTGTAAATATACCTAATAGATATTGACTAATGTCATCAAGCATTTTCAAATTATTACAATTTGTAAATAATGAAGAAACACTTAGTGATTCTATTTTATATTTCATATTGAGTGACTTAGCACTTATTTTGTCAAAATGAAAGAAATGAAATATTGTTAAACTAAAAGAAGTGTTTGAGTTGTTTTTAATTTCAAATATGTTTGCAGCTTTTTATGATCGTAGTGAATTCTTAAATTATTCAATTAGAATGCTTGATATTTATGAAGGAACAAAACTCAAAAACATTTTTACAGCTTTGGAAAACAATGCAAAATTTGGTTTAAAATCACTTAACCTATTTTACGAAAAGGTCATTAAAAAAGTTGTTTTCGACAAAAAAATAGTTGATTTATCACAATCAATTAAAAACACATTATTAGGTCGTGAACTAATACTTAATGAGTATTTTTCATCAACATCACTTAAATCATTTGACAATCATGCAATGTTTTTAAAATTTAAAGACGCAAAAGAAATGAATAAATATTTAAAGAAAATTGAACCAACTAAAATTCATTTTGAAACAAGCAAAGTATTCTTAAATTATCTTTCTCCAAAGGTAAATACAAACAAAGTTGACATTCGTTTTGTTTTAACTAAATTAGTTAACAATTATGTCTAA
- a CDS encoding HinT-interacting membrane complex protein P80 → MAKRKETFFERLTRKNAEHEYKNQQAMPKKKKLKGIILGTLLTSAIATGIIVPVVINSTKVTYKDALKDESAVLTFTLPGSKEKHSITIKELKNSSKTEDAKDPSKLLQQIKRLAMFYLYDKEAKASAEYQRLWNMSREGNEEENTSFKLKSIEELKTKERNKILDIQENTKRTAGYDKWEEKFNKILVSNYNGAKNIDEAVDYQVFKAIEKDALRRFELSTVDINKIVNRKANQKIYELDKDGNPDTSKVLFDTGQLVFNYYKENENYFKIKDDYMSFTTNSYVKAYKDASAFIDEYYKNDNPYAFTQFTIPGVAPTKIAKKGEKELEWTIDRTALRKLLYFYPADEKHGKIQSYEKIFTDFKPYSHYSKIITDANSTTNLPQEIVDYTTFLSWISADADEYKNNFGTKGILSLTNLLKSNNDEVIKGLITMPELVYGSTSVPEIDLKALFESIQSKLETLFPELVPLKPNYDATASLEEKTKKVGDYNKKLLDIMRDFDNNKKSGLYDDKLKEEIIPLIAKAFEGADKKIRTFWKVKGLDNAYLYLNSKGATIVYCQSLTDADQAKNRAKMLEILKNDFILSKKYKSINATKYNALDVISKNLKSDYYVNKVLLEDADFVKYLKEQENIYALDAQGKAVKGVKYSDKDIEELKKSNEIKYRIDAEQNALDVNKKLTTWIKERAKNEKDKDLLFEGGYKVYFTNNNNSKKDEVTKIISEKIKQILKVFN, encoded by the coding sequence ATGGCTAAAAGAAAAGAAACATTTTTCGAACGTTTGACAAGAAAAAATGCCGAACACGAATATAAAAATCAACAAGCAATGCCTAAAAAGAAAAAGCTAAAAGGTATAATCCTTGGAACACTTTTAACATCTGCAATTGCAACAGGTATCATTGTTCCAGTTGTAATTAATTCAACAAAAGTAACATATAAAGACGCACTCAAAGATGAAAGTGCTGTTTTAACATTTACATTACCAGGATCAAAAGAAAAACATTCTATTACAATCAAAGAATTAAAAAATTCAAGTAAAACTGAAGATGCTAAAGATCCAAGTAAATTGTTACAACAAATTAAACGTCTTGCGATGTTTTATCTTTATGATAAAGAAGCAAAAGCCTCAGCTGAATATCAAAGATTATGAAATATGTCACGTGAAGGCAATGAAGAAGAAAATACTTCATTCAAATTAAAATCAATTGAAGAACTTAAAACAAAAGAAAGAAACAAGATTCTAGATATTCAAGAAAACACCAAAAGAACAGCCGGTTATGATAAATGAGAAGAAAAATTCAACAAAATTTTAGTTTCAAATTACAATGGAGCTAAAAACATTGATGAAGCAGTTGACTATCAAGTTTTTAAAGCTATTGAAAAAGATGCTTTAAGACGTTTTGAACTTTCAACAGTTGATATCAATAAAATAGTAAATCGTAAAGCTAACCAAAAGATCTATGAATTAGATAAAGATGGAAATCCAGATACAAGCAAAGTTTTATTTGACACTGGTCAATTAGTTTTTAACTACTACAAAGAAAACGAAAACTATTTCAAAATTAAAGATGATTACATGTCATTTACAACAAATAGTTATGTTAAAGCATATAAAGATGCATCTGCATTTATTGATGAATACTATAAAAATGATAATCCATATGCATTCACACAATTTACGATTCCAGGTGTTGCACCTACAAAAATAGCTAAAAAAGGCGAAAAAGAATTAGAATGAACAATTGACAGAACAGCTTTAAGAAAATTATTATATTTCTACCCAGCTGATGAAAAACACGGAAAAATTCAATCTTATGAAAAAATCTTTACAGACTTTAAGCCATATTCACATTACTCAAAGATTATCACAGATGCTAACAGTACAACTAATTTGCCTCAAGAAATTGTTGACTATACAACATTTTTAAGTTGAATATCAGCCGACGCTGATGAATACAAAAATAATTTTGGAACTAAGGGAATTCTTTCTCTAACCAATTTATTAAAATCAAATAATGATGAAGTTATTAAAGGTTTAATAACAATGCCAGAATTAGTTTATGGATCAACCTCTGTTCCCGAAATTGATTTAAAAGCATTATTTGAAAGTATTCAATCTAAATTAGAAACACTATTCCCTGAATTAGTTCCATTAAAACCAAATTATGATGCTACAGCTTCATTAGAAGAAAAAACTAAAAAAGTTGGAGATTACAACAAAAAACTTCTTGACATCATGAGAGATTTTGATAACAACAAGAAGAGTGGTTTATATGATGACAAATTAAAAGAAGAAATCATACCACTAATTGCTAAAGCTTTTGAAGGTGCTGACAAAAAAATAAGAACATTCTGAAAAGTTAAAGGTTTAGATAATGCTTACCTTTATTTAAATAGTAAAGGTGCTACAATAGTTTATTGTCAATCATTAACAGATGCTGATCAAGCTAAAAACAGAGCTAAAATGCTTGAAATCTTAAAAAATGATTTTATTTTAAGCAAAAAATACAAATCAATTAATGCAACAAAATACAATGCATTAGATGTAATTTCTAAAAACTTAAAATCAGATTATTATGTAAATAAAGTTTTATTAGAAGATGCTGATTTTGTTAAATATCTCAAAGAACAAGAAAATATTTATGCACTTGATGCACAAGGCAAAGCAGTAAAAGGTGTTAAATATTCTGACAAAGATATTGAAGAATTGAAAAAATCGAATGAAATTAAATACAGAATTGATGCTGAACAAAACGCTCTGGATGTTAATAAGAAATTAACAACTTGAATTAAAGAACGCGCTAAAAATGAAAAAGATAAAGACTTGTTATTTGAAGGCGGTTACAAAGTATACTTTACAAACAATAACAACAGCAAAAAAGATGAAGTAACAAAAATTATTAGTGAAAAAATTAAACAAATTTTGAAAGTTTTTAACTAG
- the dnaE gene encoding DNA polymerase III subunit alpha: MKKYVNLYNTSEYTFLDSLIRIDDLVRLSKEHNLPAVVLSDRNNMFGLGAFMEACLKYDIKGIIGVDLDVDNYRFIVLAKNYQGYQKINQLIYQKSINKAIEISELWNPNLIVLDHPRYGYYAQTKDNKYSASKNYYINSSDASLPNSILIKENKLFEASDNETLNYLQKLGNLEETKHYANYFDEVNVDSEIIDRIYSIINECNVIFPKKALHLAPFQNNDEATNEKLFVSLLKAGAKRLASELKNYPDWNKRLEYEFNVIKKLGYINYFLIIQDLVNWAKSQKIAIGPGRGSAAGSLVSYLLNITEINPLRYNLLFERFLNPDRVSWPDIDIDIQDDRRFEVFEYLQKKYGVDKTGLISTFQTIGAKMAIRDMGRVMGISLIDINRISKTIKSDNLTDAYKNDIDFKIEMDNYPELYKHALKIEGLPRQQSFHAAGFIIAKDKLFNYVPVCLSNLDNYQQVQVPMNYIESYGLLKIDLLGLRTLTEIQLIEKSLEENQKFDYLVKNDPQILNDPKTLTMLNLGFTEGIFQLESPGMKKTIQKVVLNSFDDLYAIISLFRPGPMDFINDYATNKKNQKLIKKIHPDYDKVVANTYGIIVYQEQIMQIAQSIGGMTFAQADLLRKAISKKSEVDIKKYRSIFFENAIKKGINEKIINAIYNNIEKFGLYGFNKSHAVSYAYLTMKMSYYKARYANLFYSSLITNAAGAQATINKYVAEIKKLNFPVYSPNILHSSNKCIVTNDGIYLPFEMIKGFGAEGVNKIVADLNENGPFQKNLIDTMLRLRFAGIKDAAMEILIKANAFRDFGHMKYILSCDNQIKDIFKVLSSHSTYKEALKDIQKMGYYDIVFDQENERDINYEMDYEIALLGELYNAFSTSIYEAKYKNKLNTITSSIPVSVAAEVADLRRPRGKEFSVLELRDSTAKITFFVNNKVLASSLPLKKGQIIEATISFSRNKHNLISWKGIQ, translated from the coding sequence ATGAAAAAATACGTCAATTTATACAATACAAGTGAATACACTTTTTTAGATTCTTTAATTAGAATAGATGATTTAGTTAGATTATCAAAAGAACACAATCTTCCTGCAGTAGTTTTAAGTGACCGAAACAATATGTTCGGTTTAGGTGCTTTTATGGAAGCATGCTTAAAATATGATATCAAAGGTATCATTGGAGTGGACTTAGATGTAGACAATTATCGCTTCATAGTCTTAGCGAAAAACTACCAAGGTTACCAAAAAATTAATCAACTAATTTATCAAAAAAGTATTAATAAAGCTATTGAAATTAGTGAATTATGAAATCCCAATTTAATAGTTTTAGATCATCCAAGGTATGGTTACTATGCTCAAACTAAAGATAATAAATATAGTGCAAGTAAAAACTACTATATTAATTCTTCAGATGCTTCATTACCTAACTCTATATTAATAAAAGAAAATAAACTTTTTGAAGCTAGTGATAATGAAACTCTAAATTACTTACAAAAATTAGGCAATTTAGAAGAAACTAAACACTATGCCAACTATTTTGATGAAGTTAATGTAGATAGCGAAATAATTGACCGTATTTATTCAATAATTAATGAATGCAATGTTATTTTTCCTAAAAAGGCCTTGCATTTAGCTCCTTTTCAAAATAATGATGAAGCTACCAATGAAAAGCTTTTTGTTTCACTTTTAAAAGCAGGCGCTAAAAGACTAGCAAGTGAATTAAAAAATTATCCAGACTGAAACAAAAGACTTGAATATGAGTTTAATGTCATTAAAAAACTTGGTTATATTAACTACTTTTTAATTATTCAAGATTTAGTTAACTGAGCTAAAAGTCAAAAAATAGCAATAGGACCTGGTCGTGGTAGTGCAGCAGGTTCACTTGTTTCTTATCTTTTAAATATAACTGAAATTAATCCATTAAGATATAACTTACTTTTTGAAAGATTTTTAAACCCTGATAGAGTTTCATGGCCTGACATTGATATAGATATTCAAGATGATCGTCGTTTTGAAGTTTTTGAATATTTACAAAAAAAATATGGAGTAGATAAAACTGGACTTATTTCAACTTTTCAAACTATTGGTGCTAAAATGGCAATTAGAGATATGGGCAGAGTTATGGGAATTAGCTTAATTGACATCAACCGCATCAGTAAAACTATTAAATCAGATAACTTAACTGATGCTTATAAAAATGATATTGACTTTAAAATTGAAATGGATAATTATCCTGAGTTATATAAACATGCACTTAAAATCGAAGGCTTACCTCGTCAACAAAGTTTCCATGCAGCAGGTTTTATTATTGCTAAGGACAAATTATTTAATTATGTCCCTGTTTGTTTAAGCAATTTAGACAATTACCAACAGGTACAAGTACCAATGAATTACATAGAGAGTTATGGACTTTTAAAAATTGACTTGCTAGGTTTAAGAACTTTAACTGAAATTCAGCTAATTGAAAAAAGTTTAGAAGAAAACCAAAAATTTGATTATTTAGTAAAAAACGATCCTCAAATTTTAAATGATCCTAAAACTTTAACAATGCTCAACTTAGGTTTTACTGAAGGAATATTTCAATTAGAATCTCCGGGCATGAAGAAGACAATTCAAAAAGTTGTCTTGAATTCTTTTGATGATTTATATGCCATTATTTCATTATTTAGACCTGGACCTATGGACTTTATCAATGACTATGCAACTAATAAGAAAAATCAAAAATTAATTAAAAAAATACATCCTGATTATGACAAAGTTGTTGCCAACACATATGGCATAATAGTTTATCAAGAACAAATTATGCAAATAGCTCAAAGTATTGGCGGAATGACTTTTGCTCAAGCTGATTTATTGCGTAAAGCAATTAGCAAAAAAAGTGAAGTTGATATCAAAAAATATAGAAGCATATTTTTTGAAAATGCCATTAAAAAAGGCATAAACGAAAAAATTATTAATGCTATTTATAACAATATTGAAAAATTTGGACTATACGGTTTTAATAAATCTCATGCTGTTAGTTATGCATATTTAACTATGAAAATGTCATACTATAAAGCTCGTTATGCTAACTTATTTTATAGCTCTTTAATTACAAATGCAGCTGGAGCACAAGCTACAATTAATAAATATGTAGCTGAAATTAAGAAACTTAATTTTCCAGTTTATTCGCCAAATATTTTGCATTCAAGTAATAAATGTATAGTAACAAACGATGGCATTTATTTACCTTTTGAAATGATTAAAGGTTTTGGAGCTGAAGGTGTTAATAAAATTGTGGCTGATTTAAATGAAAATGGACCATTTCAAAAGAATTTAATTGATACAATGCTTAGACTTCGTTTTGCAGGTATTAAAGATGCTGCTATGGAAATATTAATTAAAGCCAATGCTTTTAGAGACTTTGGACACATGAAATATATACTATCTTGTGATAATCAAATTAAAGACATTTTTAAGGTTTTATCTTCACATTCAACTTATAAAGAAGCATTAAAAGATATTCAAAAAATGGGTTACTATGATATAGTTTTTGATCAAGAAAATGAACGTGACATAAATTACGAAATGGACTATGAAATAGCTCTTTTAGGTGAATTATACAATGCTTTTAGTACTTCAATTTATGAAGCAAAATACAAAAATAAATTAAATACAATAACCTCTTCAATTCCTGTTTCTGTTGCTGCTGAAGTAGCTGATTTAAGAAGACCAAGAGGTAAAGAATTTAGCGTTTTAGAATTAAGAGATAGTACAGCTAAAATTACTTTCTTTGTTAACAACAAAGTATTGGCAAGCTCACTTCCTCTTAAAAAAGGACAAATAATTGAAGCTACAATTAGTTTCAGTCGCAACAAACATAATTTAATTAGCTGAAAAGGAATTCAATAA
- the frr gene encoding ribosome recycling factor, protein MELDLYLLDFLDEAEKAINHYAFELSKISTGRANPQLIKGVRINYYDTLTPLEELASITVPEPQQLLIKPFDVSCNHEIAKTILNANLGLNPVDEGNQVRITFPPLTTERRKDMVKSLAKFTENAKVAIRNARQNVNKSIKADEELSEDQEKKYLDEIQKEVDKKIEHINKMTINKEKELMSI, encoded by the coding sequence ATGGAATTAGATTTATATTTATTAGATTTTTTAGATGAGGCTGAAAAAGCAATTAATCATTATGCTTTTGAATTATCAAAAATTTCAACTGGACGTGCTAACCCTCAATTAATTAAGGGAGTTAGAATTAATTATTATGATACTTTGACACCTCTTGAAGAACTTGCTTCAATTACAGTACCAGAACCACAACAATTATTAATTAAACCTTTTGACGTTTCATGCAACCATGAAATTGCAAAAACAATTTTAAATGCTAACTTAGGTTTAAATCCTGTTGATGAAGGAAATCAAGTTAGAATAACTTTTCCTCCTCTTACAACTGAAAGACGTAAAGATATGGTTAAGAGTCTTGCAAAATTTACAGAAAATGCTAAAGTTGCAATTAGAAATGCAAGACAAAATGTTAACAAATCTATCAAGGCTGATGAAGAATTATCAGAAGATCAAGAAAAGAAATACTTAGATGAAATTCAAAAAGAAGTTGATAAAAAAATCGAACACATTAACAAAATGACAATCAACAAAGAAAAAGAATTAATGAGCATATAA
- a CDS encoding IS30 family transposase, which translates to MQKKLSWNERTVLEYLLWATNYSITKIAKILGYSRTTINNEIKNNSTFLGYFALDAIEKIITREKWKNHFKFLNNLNKYKEFSSLFKKEYDGKMWTVKLTIEKIKNLYPNIDVPSFKTVYNWIKSGYWILNWKSLLRKVYKKGGKREKQSAARRLVGARYVRPFWSRPANINERNEFGHWEIDLIVGKSKGTHCHLLSFTERVSRYGFLVKIPNKNPWNLNLYLWNLIWKHKLNVKSITQDNGLEFSTLFFIGYKLKIFIYKADPCASFQRGSNENFNGLVRRFFKKKTNFDDITEEEILKVQNEINNRPREIFGYLSALEMYEKLNAENPWNSTGIDKVLYGKQKRNWESNKNRNLFFKKIKKLK; encoded by the coding sequence ATGCAAAAAAAATTATCATGAAATGAACGCACTGTTCTTGAATACTTACTTTGAGCAACTAATTATAGTATAACAAAAATAGCAAAAATATTAGGTTATTCAAGAACAACTATTAATAATGAAATAAAAAATAATTCAACTTTTTTGGGTTATTTTGCTTTAGATGCAATTGAAAAAATAATTACAAGAGAAAAGTGAAAAAATCATTTTAAATTTTTAAACAATTTAAATAAATATAAAGAATTTTCTTCTTTATTTAAAAAAGAATATGATGGCAAAATGTGGACTGTCAAATTAACAATTGAAAAAATAAAGAATCTTTATCCTAATATTGATGTTCCTTCTTTTAAAACAGTCTACAATTGAATAAAAAGTGGTTATTGAATTTTGAACTGAAAAAGTTTATTAAGAAAAGTCTACAAAAAAGGTGGAAAAAGAGAGAAACAAAGCGCCGCTAGAAGACTGGTTGGTGCACGTTATGTAAGACCTTTTTGATCTAGACCAGCAAACATAAATGAAAGAAATGAATTTGGCCATTGGGAAATAGACCTTATTGTAGGTAAGAGCAAAGGAACACATTGTCATTTACTTAGTTTTACCGAAAGAGTCTCTAGATATGGGTTTTTGGTAAAAATTCCTAATAAAAATCCATGAAATTTAAATTTGTATTTATGGAATCTTATTTGAAAACATAAATTAAATGTTAAATCTATAACTCAGGATAATGGATTAGAATTTTCAACATTATTTTTCATTGGATATAAACTAAAAATTTTTATATATAAAGCTGATCCATGCGCTTCTTTTCAAAGGGGTTCAAATGAAAATTTCAATGGTTTAGTTAGAAGATTTTTTAAGAAAAAAACTAATTTTGATGATATTACTGAAGAAGAAATTCTAAAAGTACAAAATGAAATAAACAATCGTCCAAGAGAAATTTTTGGATATTTATCTGCTTTGGAAATGTACGAAAAATTGAATGCAGAAAATCCTTGAAATTCAACAGGTATTGACAAAGTATTATATGGAAAACAAAAGAGAAACTGAGAAAGTAACAAGAATAGAAATTTGTTTTTCAAAAAAATAAAAAAATTAAAATAA